A single region of the Brachypodium distachyon strain Bd21 chromosome 3, Brachypodium_distachyon_v3.0, whole genome shotgun sequence genome encodes:
- the LOC104584045 gene encoding F-box protein SKIP19, whose translation MPLTASSRRRRGRRGGRRSRKKGRNWADLPLDAIFAILDKLDHVDILMGPGQVCRSWRRAARDEPELWRRIDMRDHADLFNQLNLHGMAQAAVRRSKGRCEAFWGEYAGDDEFLNFLDDQ comes from the coding sequence ATGCCGCTCACCGCCTCCTCTCGCCGTCGTCGCGGCCGCCGAGGCGgtcgccgcagccgcaagAAGGGTCGCAACTGGGCAGATCTGCCGCTGGACGCGATATTTGCCATCCTCGACAAGCTCGACCACGTCGACATCCTGATGGGGCCTGGCCAGGTGTGCCGCTCTTGGCGCCGCGCGGCGCGCGACGAGCCTGAGCTGTGGCGCCGCATCGACATGCGCGACCACGCCGATCTCTTCAACCAGCTCAACCTCCACGGGATGGCGCaggccgccgtccgccgcagCAAGGGGCGCTGCGAGGCCTTCTGGGGCGAGTatgccggcgacgacgaatTCCTCAACTTCCTAGACGACCAGTGA
- the LOC100839523 gene encoding dihydrolipoyllysine-residue acetyltransferase component 1 of pyruvate dehydrogenase complex, mitochondrial, with protein MLLRVRSRLPAAALSRAAIHPRASPAPGPVPPQHRPVGTANQGSQLEPRSGWIGRARGHATMARANPVTLLPASLAGHYKVGTQVRRFSSTGLPPHMVIGMPALSPTMNQGNLAKWRKQEGDKIEVGDVICEIETDKATLEFESLEEGYLAKILVPEGSKDVQVGEPIFVTVEESEDIKNIPADTSFGGEQKEEQSSGSAAQSVQVDAAETSSVTSRISPAAKMLIKEHGLDASLLKASGPRGTLLKGDVLAALKSGTASSAKEQTAPVAPSPKPTRDTQAQSPITSQKSDTFEDITNTQIRKVIAKRLLESKQTTPHLYLSKDVILDPLLAFRNELKEQHGVKVSVNDIVIKAVALALRNVPEANAYWDTAKQEAQKCDSVDISIAVATEKGLMTPIIRNADQKTISAISSEVKQLAKKARAGKLAPNEFQGGSFSISNLGMYPVDHFCAIINPPQAGILAVGRGNKVVEPVMDSDGTEKAAVLTKMSLTLSADHRIFDGQVGGKFFTELASNFSDIRRLLL; from the exons atgCTCCTCCGGGTGCGCAGCCGCCTCCCTGCCGCGGCTCTCTCCCGCGCGGCCATCCACCCACGCGCCTCCCCCGCCCCTGGACCCGTGCCACCACAACATCGCCCTGTGGGCACGGCGAACCAGGGCAGCCAGCTCGAGCCCCGATCCGGATGGATCGGCCGGGCTCGCGGTCACGCGACGATGGCCCGGGCGAACCCGGTCACCCTGCTCCCGGCGTCCCTCGCGGGGCATTACAAG GTTGGTACGCAAGTCCGGCGGTTCTCCTCGACAG GGCTTCCGCCGCATATGGTAATTGGGATGCCAGCGCTGTCCCCTACCATG AATCAAGGTAACCTTGCAAAATGGAGAAAACAGGAAGGAGACAAG ATCGAGGTTGGTGATGTGATCTGTGAGATAGAAACTGACAAAGCTACACTTGAGTTTGAAAGCCTTGAAGAGGG GTATCTGGCAAAGATTTTAGTACCTGAAGGTTCAAAGGATGTACAGGTTGGAGAGCCCATATTTGTAACG GTTGAAGAGTCTGAGGATATTAAAAATATACCTGCTGATACATCTTTTGGAGGTGAACAAAAGGAGGAACAGTCAAGTGGAAGTGCAGCACAGAGTGTCCAAGTTGATGCTGCTGAAACAAGCTCAGTGACGAGCCGCATCAGCCCGGCAGCCAAGATGCTTATCAAAGAACACGGTCTTGATGCCTCTTTACTGAAAGCATCAGGTCCCCGTGGCACTCTTCTGAAAGGCGATGTTTTGGCCGCATTGAAGTCAGGCACTGCAAGTTCAGCCAAAGAACAGACAGCTCCAGTCGCACCTTCACCCAAGCCCACTCGTGATACCCAAGCTCAGTCTCCAATCACTTCACAAAAGAGTGATACTTTTGAAGATATTACCAATACCCAGATACGCAAG GTGATTGCGAAAAGGTTGCTTGAATCCAAACAGACTACTCCACATTTGTACCTATCCAAAG ATGTTATACTGGATCCATTGCTCGCTTTCAGGAATGAACTAAAAG AGCAACACGGCGTTAAAGTTTCAGTTAATGATATCGTCATAAAAGCTGTGGCACTTGCCTTAAGGAATGTCCCTGAAGCAAATG CTTACTGGGACACTGCGAAGCAAGAAGCCCAAAAGTGTGATTCAGTCGATATATCTATTGCTGTTGCTACAGAGAAG GGCCTGATGACTCCTATAATAAGAAATGCAGACCAAAAGACAATATCAGCAATATCCTCAGAG GTCAAGCAGCTGGCCAAAAAGGCACGAGCTGGGAAGCTTGCCCCTAATGAGTTTCAAGGGGGGTCTTTCAG TATATCAAATCTTGGAATGTATCCCGTGGACCATTTCTGTGCAATCATTAATCCTCCACAG GCTGGCATTCTCGCTGTTGGCCGGGGTAACAAAGTTGTGGAGCCTGTTATGGACAGTGATG GAACAGAGAAGGCTGCTGTACTTACAAAAATGAGCTTGACGTTGTCTGCTGATCATCGTATATTTGATGGGCAAGTAGGAG GCAAGTTTTTCACAGAGTTGGCGTCAAATTTCAGTGACATCAGGAGACTTCTTTTGTAA
- the LOC100823590 gene encoding NAC domain-containing protein 21/22, whose product MSYIGMMEARMPPGFRFHPRDEELVLDYLLHKLTGHGGAGVAIVDVDLNKCEPWDLPDAACVGGKEWYLYSLRDRKYATGHRTNRATQSGYWKATGKDRPIRRCRQLVGMRKTLVFYQGRAPKGTRTEWVMHEFRLIQQDHGDHPLPRPPARSSSDLKEDWVLCRVFYKSRTTTPRPPSEEACTFSSELNLQAAPPLVPLVDTYIAFEGGTTMTAVEQVTCFSGLPVLPFKGSVSFGDLLSWDDPEKKAIRTALSNMPSSNSNSKLELPPNWSQENALSQMWTPL is encoded by the exons ATGAGTTATATCGGGATGATGGAGGCGCGGATGCCGCCGGGGTTCCGGTTCCACCCGAGGGACGAGGAGCTCGTCCTCGACTACCTCCTCCACAAGCTcaccggccatggcggcgctggAGTCGCCATCGTCGACGTCGACCTCAACAAGTGCGAGCCATGGGACCTCCCAG ACGCCGCGTGCGTGGGCGGGAAGGAGTGGTACCTGTACAGCCTGCGGGACCGCAAGTACGCGACGGGCCACCGGACCAACCGCGCCACGCAATCCGGCTACTGGAAGGCCACCGGGAAAGACCGGCCcatccgccgctgccggcagCTCGTCGGGATGCGCAAGACGCTCGTCTTCTACCAGGGCCGGGCACCCAAGGGCACCAGGACCGAGTGGGTCATGCACGAGTTCCGCCTCATCCAGCAAGACCACGGAGATCATCCTcttccgcggccgccggcgaggtcgtccAGCGATCTCAAG GAAGACTGGGTGCTATGCAGGGTGTTCTACAAGAGCAGAACAACCACCCCAAGGCCACCATCTGAAGAAGCCTGCACATTCTCCAGTGAGCTGAACCTGCAggctgcgccgccgctcgtGCCCCTCGTCGATACCTACATCGCCTTCGAAGGTGGCACCACCATGACCGCCGTCGAGCAGGTGACCTGCTTCTCCGGCCTGCCGGTGCTTCCATTCAAGGGCTCGGTGAGCTTTGGGGACCTGCTGAGCTGGGACGACCCTGAGAAGAAGGCCATCAGAACAGCTCTGAGCAACATGCCATCAAGCAACAGCAATTCAAAACTGGAGCTGCCTCCAAACTGGAGCCAGGAAAATGCCCTGTCACAGATGTGGACACCCCTCTGA